From one Triticum aestivum cultivar Chinese Spring chromosome 4B, IWGSC CS RefSeq v2.1, whole genome shotgun sequence genomic stretch:
- the LOC123090474 gene encoding ACT domain-containing protein ACR10, whose product MGIPSPSDEVVQIVHGDGAGDPTVVTVSCPDKTGLGCDLCRLVLLFGLNVHKGDMSTDGRWCYIVLWVAASRRGRPPVAWDLLKERLVELCPVPAPFGVDTAYLAAAGLRGDGLALAAGEPRVFLLKFCCYDRMGLLHDVTCVLCEMELTIRRVKVSTTPDGRVMDLFFITDARELLHTKSRREEAYEKLQSVLGDSVTSCEIESATEDMSSCLQASALLSPLVPEQMFSEVDVIEEQSSRSRSDSRLSVTMDNSLSPVHTLIQIQCGDHKGLLYDIMRTVKDCNIQISYGRFYAGQKGRCEVDLFAVQSDGKKILDQQKQRSMCSRLRTELLRPLRVALVNRGPDAELLVANPVEVSGKGRPLVFYDITLALKNLHRRVFLAEIGRHVVDDREWEVYRVHLGEDDQELSCSVRSKIVDGVTNMLMGWD is encoded by the exons ATGGGGATCCCGAGCCCGAGCGACGAGGTGGTCCAAATCGTGCACGGGGACGGCGCGGGGGACCCGACGGTGGTCACGGTGAGCTGCCCGGACAAGACCGGCCTGGGCTGCGACCTCtgccgcctcgtcctcctcttcggcCTCAACGTCCACAAGGGCGACATGAGCACCGACGGCCGCTGGTGCTACATCGTGCTCTGGGTCGCCGCCTCGCGCCGGGGCCGGCCCCCCGTCGCATGGGACCTCCTcaaggagcgcctcgtcgagctcTGCCCCGTCCCAGCGCCCTTCGGCGTCGACACCGcctacctcgccgccgccggcctccgggGAGACGGCCTCGCGCTTGCCGCCGGGGAGCCCCGGGTGTTCCTGCTCAAGTTCTGCTGCTACGACCGGATGGGCCTCCTCCACG ACGTGACATGCGTGCTGTGCGAGATGGAGCTCACGATTAGGAGGGTCAAGGTCTCCACCACGCCCGACGGCAGAGTCATGGACCTTTTCTTCATCACCGATGCTAG GGAACTTCTACACACAAAGAGCAGGAGGGAAGAGGCCTATGAAAAGCTGCAGAGCGTCTTAGGCGACTCCGTGACGAGTTGTGAAATAGAATCCGCGACAGAGGACATGTCTTCTTGCCTCCAAGCTTCAGCGTTGCTGTCGCCTCTTGTCCCGGAGCAGATGTTCAGCGAGGTAGATGTCATTGAGGAGCAGTCGAGCCGCTCGAGGTCCGACAGTAGACTGTCGGTCACAATGGACAACTCCCTCAGCCCTGTGCACACCCTGATTCAGATCCAGTGCGGCGACCACAAAGGCCTCCTGTACGACATCATGAGAACAGTCAAGGACTGCAATATCCAG ATTTCGTATGGTCGGTTCTACGCGGGACAGAAGGGCCGGTGTGAGGTGGACCTGTTCGCGGTGCAGTCTGACGGGAAGAAGATCCTCGACCAGCAGAAACAGAGAAGCATGTGCTCCCGCCTGAGGACGGAGCTCCTGCGGCCACTCCGCGTGGCGCTGGTGAACCGGGGCCCCGATGCGGAGCTCCTGGTGGCGAACCCGGTGGAGGTGTCCGGGAAGGGCAGACCCCTGGTGTTCTACGACATCACGCTCGCGCTCAAGAACCTCCATAGACGAGTCTTCTTG GCCGAGATCGGGAGGCACGTGGTGGACGACAGGGAGTGGGAGGTGTACAGGGTGCACCTAGGTGAGGACGACCAGGAGCTCTCGTGCTCGGTGCGGAGCAAGATCGTCGACGGCGTCACCAACATGCTCATGGGCTGGGACTGA